A region of Triplophysa rosa linkage group LG16, Trosa_1v2, whole genome shotgun sequence DNA encodes the following proteins:
- the s100u gene encoding S100 calcium binding protein U, with protein sequence MEAALKTVVGVFLKSAKGKENLGAKEFQSLVKSQLKNILTGTEDNNSVKDMRQQLDNNQDGKVSFQEYMTLIGYLAQSVSTQRCLEKESEAESSAQASAAANTESQPAEPKAEPKAEPQAEPQAEPQAEPQAEPQAAKEEPVAEEAAATEEKKPEEEEVEREEVQPEEKKVEEQNKTEEAS encoded by the exons ATGGAGGCAGCCCTTAAAACAGTAGTGGGGGTCTTCCTGAAGTCAGCTAAAGGGAAAGAAAACCTCGGAGCAAAAGAGTTTCAGAGTCTTGTGAAGAGTCAACTGAAGAACATTCTGACG GGCACAGAAGACAATAACTCAGTGAAAGACATGCGTCAGCAACTCGACAACAACCAGGATGGAAAGGTCAGCTTTCAAGAGTACATGACTCTGATCGGTTATTTGGCGCAGTCTGTCAGCACACAGCGTTGTTTGGAAAAGGAATCTGAAGCCGAGAGTTCAGCTCAGGCATCGGCCGCAGCAAACACAGAGTCACAGCCGGCAGAACCGAAGGCAGAACCGAAGGCAGAACCACAAGCTGAACCACAAGCAGAACCACAAGCTGAACCACAAGCTGAACCACAGGCAGCAAAGGAGGAGCCGGTGGCTGAAGAGGCGGCTGCCACGGAAGAGAAGAAGCCAGAGGAGGAGGAAGTCGAGCGGGAGGAGGTGCAACCTGAAGAGAAAAAAGTGGAAGAGCAGAATAAAACCGAGGAGGCCTCATAG
- the pbxip1a gene encoding pre-B-cell leukemia transcription factor-interacting protein 1 isoform X4, whose protein sequence is MSDNSTGSSSNSWTLLSPEEVAADPAAPVDDGTESLGDAPSLSEELAGSSLEVRSLDPETSVVESILSEEGHQVSASTPICQETSPECFEDMAASGQASAELDPEIHAPVIHDTITSSPPDSDLLGAVPFSIAIESAFQFSEESALDEPTEEDVTDVFPSQHIPVQESPIPELEPKITSTPEPFREISPSHDVSEFTDISPAPDSSAIPVVDIQADVHPAPETPPLASPYEADTGFGSMVESPAPDSPYPETIGLVETEEEEPTIELQGKFPDVVREPEELSAGGSTEGDGLRLRHVQPTIVLKRSSDDEDEEEEEEFTLPERKEEKQGFSLNQLIVGLLVLLCIGSFFLTEDFDGTELSDEELLDKLAQENKQMNILEAQIESQKAELDKALKMVAVKHSTEKGALENENIRLKEQISELPGLKDELQMLRARVAELTQLAVKEDLQQQAPSTEPPSTGESDPAETDKPWDKKEELKRQKFLLEESRKRLEGMKKQGWNGHDLRESLVEMQKRLSKQVDQLGKREEWKRKHQEHKGEKKEWDKKKEEQNHWKKEAEKGKERKHGKNKHNGDDKRKEHFKKYKEEWDHKKNERRLEREGRQKDKPWQCKPSKHHHHHHHHHEQVDFWKHQEEKLRRYRHPVEGCHGVDNCAYAEGIVPVKLVEFQDLLEVYLSKLEGVPEENKVALRRLASQFFSGGVFNHDRMLFGEFAEDVADILEDLADGLEDGPDDNDSLEEQMEDFEKDALLKFATPAA, encoded by the exons ATGTCTGATAACAGCACCGGGTCCTCCAGTAACAGCTGGACTCTGCTGTCCCCAGAG gAGGTTGCCGCTGACCCTGCCGCCCCCGTGGATGATGGGACAGAAAGTCTTGGAGATGCGCCCAGTCTTTCAGAAGAGTTGGCAG GGAGTTCTTTGGAGGTGAGGTCACTTGATCCTGAGACGTCAGTGGTGGAGAGCATCTTGTCAGAGGAGGGTCACCAGGTCAGTGCATCAACACCg ATTTGCCAGGAAACATCCCCAGAATGCTTTGAAGACATGGCCGCATCTGGCCAGGCTTCTGCTGAACTCGATCCAGAGATCCATGCTCCTGTCATCCACGACACCATCACCAGTTCTCCTCCCGACAGTGACCTTCTGGGTGCCGTGCCGTTCAGCATCGCTATAGAATCGGCCTTCCAGTTTTCAGAGGAGTCGGCCCTAGATGAACCCACTGAAGAGGACGTCACCGATGTCTTCCCCAGCCAGCATATCCCCGTTCAAGAAAGCCCCATCCCTGAACTAGAGCCCAAAATCACCTCCACCCCTGAACCGTTTCGAGAAATAAGCCCCTCCCACGATGTCTCTGAATTTACAGACATAAGCCCCGCCCCTGATTCTTCGGCAATCCCTGTGGTTGATATTCAAGCTGATGTACATCCTGCTCCTGAAACCCCGCCTCTGGCTTCACCCTATGAGGCCGATACAGGCTTTGGCTCCATGGTAGAAAGCCCCGCCCCTGACAGTCCTTACCCGGAAACAATTGGATTGGTGGAAACCGAGGAGGAGGAGCCTACCATTGAGCTGCAGGGGAAATTCCCAGATGTGGTCAGAGAGCCAG AAGAACTATCAGCGGGCGGCTCAACAGAAGGGGACGGTCTAAGGCTCCGACACGTGCAGCCAACCATAGTGCTGAAGCGAAGCTCTGACGATGAAGacgaagaagaagaggaggagtttACTCTGCCAGAGAGGAAGGAGGAGAAGCAAGGCTTCTCTTTGAATCAGCTGATAGTTGGATTGCTGGTGCTGCTCTGCATCGGCTCTTTCTTTCTCACGG AGGATTTCGACGGTACCGAACTAAGTGACGAG GAGCTGCTTGATAAACTCGCCCAagagaataaacaaatgaatatattGGAGGCCCAGATAGAG tctcagaaagcTGAGTTGGACAAAGCTTTGAAAATGGTCGCAGTGAAGCACAGTACAGAGAAAGGTGCGCTGGAGAACGAAAACATTCGGTTAAAGGAGCAGATCTCTGAACTTCCTGGTTTAAAAGACGAACTTCAAATGCTCAGAGCTCGAGTTGCTGAACTCACCCAACTCGCAG TTAAAGAAGATCTCCAACAGCAAGCCCCCAGCACTGAACCACCTTCCACCGGCGAGTCCGATCCAGCAGAAACTGATAAACCCTGGGATAAGAAAGAAGAACTCAAGAGACAGAAATTTCTGTTGGAGGAGAGCAGGAAGAGGTTGGAGGGCATGAAGAAGCAAGGCTGGAACGGACATGATTTGAGGGAGAGCCTGGTGGAGATGCAGAAGAGGCTCTCCAAACAGGTGGACCAACTGGGCAAGAGAGAAGAATGGAAGAGGAAACACCAAGAGCACAAAGGAGAAAAGAAAGAATGggacaaaaagaaagaagagCAAAACCACTGGAAGAAGGAGGCTGAGAAAGGGAAGGAGCGCAAACATGGCAAGAACAAACACAACGGTGACGACAAACGCAAAGAGCATTTCAAGAAGTACAAAGAGGAGTGGGACCACAAGAAGAACGAGAGAAGActggagagagaggggagaCAGAAAGATAAACCTTGGCAGTGCAAACCGTCCAAGCATCATCACcaccatcatcaccatcatgaGCAGGTAGACTTTTGGAAACACCAGGAAGAGAAGCTCAGGAGGTACCGGCATCCGGTTGAGGGCTGCCACGGCGTAGACAACTGTGCATACGCAGAAGGCATTGTTCCCGTCAAGCTGGTTGAGTTTCAGGACCTCCTCGAGGTCTACCTGAGCAAACTGGAGGGGGTTCCCGAAGAAAACAAGGTGGCTCTCCGGCGACTCGCTTCTCAGTTCTTCAGCGGTGGCGTTTTCAACCACGACAGGATGCTTTTCGGCGAGTTCGCCGAGGACGTCGCGGACATCTTGGAAGATTTGGCAGACGGTCTGGAAGATGGGCCGGATGACAATGATTCACTGGAGGAGCAGATGGAAGATTTTGAGAAGGACGCACTGTTGAAGTTCGCGACGCCGGCGGCATAA
- the pbxip1a gene encoding pre-B-cell leukemia transcription factor-interacting protein 1 isoform X2, protein MSDNSTGSSSNSWTLLSPEEVAADPAAPVDDGTESLGDAPSLSEELAGSSLEVRSLDPETSVVESILSEEGHQVSASTPICQETSPECFEDMAASGQASAELDPEIHAPVIHDTITSSPPDSDLLGAVPFSIAIESAFQFSEESALDEPTEEDVTDVFPSQHIPVQESPIPELEPKITSTPEPFREISPSHDVSEFTDISPAPDSSAIPVVDIQADVHPAPETPPLASPYEADTGFGSMVESPAPDSPYPETIGLVETEEEEPTIELQGKFPDVVREPELSAGGSTEGDGLRLRHVQPTIVLKRSSDDEDEEEEEEFTLPERKEEKQGFSLNQLIVGLLVLLCIGSFFLTGSVVDQSGEDFDGTELSDEELLDKLAQENKQMNILEAQIESQKAELDKALKMVAVKHSTEKGALENENIRLKEQISELPGLKDELQMLRARVAELTQLAVKEDLQQQAPSTEPPSTGESDPAETDKPWDKKEELKRQKFLLEESRKRLEGMKKQGWNGHDLRESLVEMQKRLSKQVDQLGKREEWKRKHQEHKGEKKEWDKKKEEQNHWKKEAEKGKERKHGKNKHNGDDKRKEHFKKYKEEWDHKKNERRLEREGRQKDKPWQCKPSKHHHHHHHHHEQVDFWKHQEEKLRRYRHPVEGCHGVDNCAYAEGIVPVKLVEFQDLLEVYLSKLEGVPEENKVALRRLASQFFSGGVFNHDRMLFGEFAEDVADILEDLADGLEDGPDDNDSLEEQMEDFEKDALLKFATPAA, encoded by the exons ATGTCTGATAACAGCACCGGGTCCTCCAGTAACAGCTGGACTCTGCTGTCCCCAGAG gAGGTTGCCGCTGACCCTGCCGCCCCCGTGGATGATGGGACAGAAAGTCTTGGAGATGCGCCCAGTCTTTCAGAAGAGTTGGCAG GGAGTTCTTTGGAGGTGAGGTCACTTGATCCTGAGACGTCAGTGGTGGAGAGCATCTTGTCAGAGGAGGGTCACCAGGTCAGTGCATCAACACCg ATTTGCCAGGAAACATCCCCAGAATGCTTTGAAGACATGGCCGCATCTGGCCAGGCTTCTGCTGAACTCGATCCAGAGATCCATGCTCCTGTCATCCACGACACCATCACCAGTTCTCCTCCCGACAGTGACCTTCTGGGTGCCGTGCCGTTCAGCATCGCTATAGAATCGGCCTTCCAGTTTTCAGAGGAGTCGGCCCTAGATGAACCCACTGAAGAGGACGTCACCGATGTCTTCCCCAGCCAGCATATCCCCGTTCAAGAAAGCCCCATCCCTGAACTAGAGCCCAAAATCACCTCCACCCCTGAACCGTTTCGAGAAATAAGCCCCTCCCACGATGTCTCTGAATTTACAGACATAAGCCCCGCCCCTGATTCTTCGGCAATCCCTGTGGTTGATATTCAAGCTGATGTACATCCTGCTCCTGAAACCCCGCCTCTGGCTTCACCCTATGAGGCCGATACAGGCTTTGGCTCCATGGTAGAAAGCCCCGCCCCTGACAGTCCTTACCCGGAAACAATTGGATTGGTGGAAACCGAGGAGGAGGAGCCTACCATTGAGCTGCAGGGGAAATTCCCAGATGTGGTCAGAGAGCCAG AACTATCAGCGGGCGGCTCAACAGAAGGGGACGGTCTAAGGCTCCGACACGTGCAGCCAACCATAGTGCTGAAGCGAAGCTCTGACGATGAAGacgaagaagaagaggaggagtttACTCTGCCAGAGAGGAAGGAGGAGAAGCAAGGCTTCTCTTTGAATCAGCTGATAGTTGGATTGCTGGTGCTGCTCTGCATCGGCTCTTTCTTTCTCACGG GTTCTGTGGTTGACCAGTCTGGTG AGGATTTCGACGGTACCGAACTAAGTGACGAG GAGCTGCTTGATAAACTCGCCCAagagaataaacaaatgaatatattGGAGGCCCAGATAGAG tctcagaaagcTGAGTTGGACAAAGCTTTGAAAATGGTCGCAGTGAAGCACAGTACAGAGAAAGGTGCGCTGGAGAACGAAAACATTCGGTTAAAGGAGCAGATCTCTGAACTTCCTGGTTTAAAAGACGAACTTCAAATGCTCAGAGCTCGAGTTGCTGAACTCACCCAACTCGCAG TTAAAGAAGATCTCCAACAGCAAGCCCCCAGCACTGAACCACCTTCCACCGGCGAGTCCGATCCAGCAGAAACTGATAAACCCTGGGATAAGAAAGAAGAACTCAAGAGACAGAAATTTCTGTTGGAGGAGAGCAGGAAGAGGTTGGAGGGCATGAAGAAGCAAGGCTGGAACGGACATGATTTGAGGGAGAGCCTGGTGGAGATGCAGAAGAGGCTCTCCAAACAGGTGGACCAACTGGGCAAGAGAGAAGAATGGAAGAGGAAACACCAAGAGCACAAAGGAGAAAAGAAAGAATGggacaaaaagaaagaagagCAAAACCACTGGAAGAAGGAGGCTGAGAAAGGGAAGGAGCGCAAACATGGCAAGAACAAACACAACGGTGACGACAAACGCAAAGAGCATTTCAAGAAGTACAAAGAGGAGTGGGACCACAAGAAGAACGAGAGAAGActggagagagaggggagaCAGAAAGATAAACCTTGGCAGTGCAAACCGTCCAAGCATCATCACcaccatcatcaccatcatgaGCAGGTAGACTTTTGGAAACACCAGGAAGAGAAGCTCAGGAGGTACCGGCATCCGGTTGAGGGCTGCCACGGCGTAGACAACTGTGCATACGCAGAAGGCATTGTTCCCGTCAAGCTGGTTGAGTTTCAGGACCTCCTCGAGGTCTACCTGAGCAAACTGGAGGGGGTTCCCGAAGAAAACAAGGTGGCTCTCCGGCGACTCGCTTCTCAGTTCTTCAGCGGTGGCGTTTTCAACCACGACAGGATGCTTTTCGGCGAGTTCGCCGAGGACGTCGCGGACATCTTGGAAGATTTGGCAGACGGTCTGGAAGATGGGCCGGATGACAATGATTCACTGGAGGAGCAGATGGAAGATTTTGAGAAGGACGCACTGTTGAAGTTCGCGACGCCGGCGGCATAA
- the s100a11 gene encoding protein S100-A11: protein MESAINVLVSQFKTYAGKDGSAYTLSKEEFKSLLTSQLTNLVKNASDPAVVDQLMSSLDANNDGELTFLEFWQLIGNLANKHGGFAQ, encoded by the exons ATGGAATCTGCCATTAATGTGCTGGTTTCCCAGTTCAAGACTTACGCTGGGAAGGATGGCTCTGCCTACACACTGAGCAAAGAAGAATTTAAAAGTTTGCTTACATCCCAGCTCACAAATCTTGTGAAG AATGCTTCTGACCCAGCAGTGGTTGACCAGCTCATGAGCTCATTGGATGCTAATAATGATGGGGAGCTGACGTTCCTGGAATTCTGGCAGCTGATTGGCAATCTGGCAAACAAGCATGGTGGTTTCGCCCAATGA
- the pbxip1a gene encoding pre-B-cell leukemia transcription factor-interacting protein 1 isoform X1, with protein sequence MSDNSTGSSSNSWTLLSPEEVAADPAAPVDDGTESLGDAPSLSEELAGSSLEVRSLDPETSVVESILSEEGHQVSASTPICQETSPECFEDMAASGQASAELDPEIHAPVIHDTITSSPPDSDLLGAVPFSIAIESAFQFSEESALDEPTEEDVTDVFPSQHIPVQESPIPELEPKITSTPEPFREISPSHDVSEFTDISPAPDSSAIPVVDIQADVHPAPETPPLASPYEADTGFGSMVESPAPDSPYPETIGLVETEEEEPTIELQGKFPDVVREPEELSAGGSTEGDGLRLRHVQPTIVLKRSSDDEDEEEEEEFTLPERKEEKQGFSLNQLIVGLLVLLCIGSFFLTGSVVDQSGEDFDGTELSDEELLDKLAQENKQMNILEAQIESQKAELDKALKMVAVKHSTEKGALENENIRLKEQISELPGLKDELQMLRARVAELTQLAVKEDLQQQAPSTEPPSTGESDPAETDKPWDKKEELKRQKFLLEESRKRLEGMKKQGWNGHDLRESLVEMQKRLSKQVDQLGKREEWKRKHQEHKGEKKEWDKKKEEQNHWKKEAEKGKERKHGKNKHNGDDKRKEHFKKYKEEWDHKKNERRLEREGRQKDKPWQCKPSKHHHHHHHHHEQVDFWKHQEEKLRRYRHPVEGCHGVDNCAYAEGIVPVKLVEFQDLLEVYLSKLEGVPEENKVALRRLASQFFSGGVFNHDRMLFGEFAEDVADILEDLADGLEDGPDDNDSLEEQMEDFEKDALLKFATPAA encoded by the exons ATGTCTGATAACAGCACCGGGTCCTCCAGTAACAGCTGGACTCTGCTGTCCCCAGAG gAGGTTGCCGCTGACCCTGCCGCCCCCGTGGATGATGGGACAGAAAGTCTTGGAGATGCGCCCAGTCTTTCAGAAGAGTTGGCAG GGAGTTCTTTGGAGGTGAGGTCACTTGATCCTGAGACGTCAGTGGTGGAGAGCATCTTGTCAGAGGAGGGTCACCAGGTCAGTGCATCAACACCg ATTTGCCAGGAAACATCCCCAGAATGCTTTGAAGACATGGCCGCATCTGGCCAGGCTTCTGCTGAACTCGATCCAGAGATCCATGCTCCTGTCATCCACGACACCATCACCAGTTCTCCTCCCGACAGTGACCTTCTGGGTGCCGTGCCGTTCAGCATCGCTATAGAATCGGCCTTCCAGTTTTCAGAGGAGTCGGCCCTAGATGAACCCACTGAAGAGGACGTCACCGATGTCTTCCCCAGCCAGCATATCCCCGTTCAAGAAAGCCCCATCCCTGAACTAGAGCCCAAAATCACCTCCACCCCTGAACCGTTTCGAGAAATAAGCCCCTCCCACGATGTCTCTGAATTTACAGACATAAGCCCCGCCCCTGATTCTTCGGCAATCCCTGTGGTTGATATTCAAGCTGATGTACATCCTGCTCCTGAAACCCCGCCTCTGGCTTCACCCTATGAGGCCGATACAGGCTTTGGCTCCATGGTAGAAAGCCCCGCCCCTGACAGTCCTTACCCGGAAACAATTGGATTGGTGGAAACCGAGGAGGAGGAGCCTACCATTGAGCTGCAGGGGAAATTCCCAGATGTGGTCAGAGAGCCAG AAGAACTATCAGCGGGCGGCTCAACAGAAGGGGACGGTCTAAGGCTCCGACACGTGCAGCCAACCATAGTGCTGAAGCGAAGCTCTGACGATGAAGacgaagaagaagaggaggagtttACTCTGCCAGAGAGGAAGGAGGAGAAGCAAGGCTTCTCTTTGAATCAGCTGATAGTTGGATTGCTGGTGCTGCTCTGCATCGGCTCTTTCTTTCTCACGG GTTCTGTGGTTGACCAGTCTGGTG AGGATTTCGACGGTACCGAACTAAGTGACGAG GAGCTGCTTGATAAACTCGCCCAagagaataaacaaatgaatatattGGAGGCCCAGATAGAG tctcagaaagcTGAGTTGGACAAAGCTTTGAAAATGGTCGCAGTGAAGCACAGTACAGAGAAAGGTGCGCTGGAGAACGAAAACATTCGGTTAAAGGAGCAGATCTCTGAACTTCCTGGTTTAAAAGACGAACTTCAAATGCTCAGAGCTCGAGTTGCTGAACTCACCCAACTCGCAG TTAAAGAAGATCTCCAACAGCAAGCCCCCAGCACTGAACCACCTTCCACCGGCGAGTCCGATCCAGCAGAAACTGATAAACCCTGGGATAAGAAAGAAGAACTCAAGAGACAGAAATTTCTGTTGGAGGAGAGCAGGAAGAGGTTGGAGGGCATGAAGAAGCAAGGCTGGAACGGACATGATTTGAGGGAGAGCCTGGTGGAGATGCAGAAGAGGCTCTCCAAACAGGTGGACCAACTGGGCAAGAGAGAAGAATGGAAGAGGAAACACCAAGAGCACAAAGGAGAAAAGAAAGAATGggacaaaaagaaagaagagCAAAACCACTGGAAGAAGGAGGCTGAGAAAGGGAAGGAGCGCAAACATGGCAAGAACAAACACAACGGTGACGACAAACGCAAAGAGCATTTCAAGAAGTACAAAGAGGAGTGGGACCACAAGAAGAACGAGAGAAGActggagagagaggggagaCAGAAAGATAAACCTTGGCAGTGCAAACCGTCCAAGCATCATCACcaccatcatcaccatcatgaGCAGGTAGACTTTTGGAAACACCAGGAAGAGAAGCTCAGGAGGTACCGGCATCCGGTTGAGGGCTGCCACGGCGTAGACAACTGTGCATACGCAGAAGGCATTGTTCCCGTCAAGCTGGTTGAGTTTCAGGACCTCCTCGAGGTCTACCTGAGCAAACTGGAGGGGGTTCCCGAAGAAAACAAGGTGGCTCTCCGGCGACTCGCTTCTCAGTTCTTCAGCGGTGGCGTTTTCAACCACGACAGGATGCTTTTCGGCGAGTTCGCCGAGGACGTCGCGGACATCTTGGAAGATTTGGCAGACGGTCTGGAAGATGGGCCGGATGACAATGATTCACTGGAGGAGCAGATGGAAGATTTTGAGAAGGACGCACTGTTGAAGTTCGCGACGCCGGCGGCATAA
- the pbxip1a gene encoding pre-B-cell leukemia transcription factor-interacting protein 1 isoform X3 has product MSDNSTGSSSNSWTLLSPEEVAADPAAPVDDGTESLGDAPSLSEELAGSSLEVRSLDPETSVVESILSEEGHQICQETSPECFEDMAASGQASAELDPEIHAPVIHDTITSSPPDSDLLGAVPFSIAIESAFQFSEESALDEPTEEDVTDVFPSQHIPVQESPIPELEPKITSTPEPFREISPSHDVSEFTDISPAPDSSAIPVVDIQADVHPAPETPPLASPYEADTGFGSMVESPAPDSPYPETIGLVETEEEEPTIELQGKFPDVVREPEELSAGGSTEGDGLRLRHVQPTIVLKRSSDDEDEEEEEEFTLPERKEEKQGFSLNQLIVGLLVLLCIGSFFLTGSVVDQSGEDFDGTELSDEELLDKLAQENKQMNILEAQIESQKAELDKALKMVAVKHSTEKGALENENIRLKEQISELPGLKDELQMLRARVAELTQLAVKEDLQQQAPSTEPPSTGESDPAETDKPWDKKEELKRQKFLLEESRKRLEGMKKQGWNGHDLRESLVEMQKRLSKQVDQLGKREEWKRKHQEHKGEKKEWDKKKEEQNHWKKEAEKGKERKHGKNKHNGDDKRKEHFKKYKEEWDHKKNERRLEREGRQKDKPWQCKPSKHHHHHHHHHEQVDFWKHQEEKLRRYRHPVEGCHGVDNCAYAEGIVPVKLVEFQDLLEVYLSKLEGVPEENKVALRRLASQFFSGGVFNHDRMLFGEFAEDVADILEDLADGLEDGPDDNDSLEEQMEDFEKDALLKFATPAA; this is encoded by the exons ATGTCTGATAACAGCACCGGGTCCTCCAGTAACAGCTGGACTCTGCTGTCCCCAGAG gAGGTTGCCGCTGACCCTGCCGCCCCCGTGGATGATGGGACAGAAAGTCTTGGAGATGCGCCCAGTCTTTCAGAAGAGTTGGCAG GGAGTTCTTTGGAGGTGAGGTCACTTGATCCTGAGACGTCAGTGGTGGAGAGCATCTTGTCAGAGGAGGGTCACCAG ATTTGCCAGGAAACATCCCCAGAATGCTTTGAAGACATGGCCGCATCTGGCCAGGCTTCTGCTGAACTCGATCCAGAGATCCATGCTCCTGTCATCCACGACACCATCACCAGTTCTCCTCCCGACAGTGACCTTCTGGGTGCCGTGCCGTTCAGCATCGCTATAGAATCGGCCTTCCAGTTTTCAGAGGAGTCGGCCCTAGATGAACCCACTGAAGAGGACGTCACCGATGTCTTCCCCAGCCAGCATATCCCCGTTCAAGAAAGCCCCATCCCTGAACTAGAGCCCAAAATCACCTCCACCCCTGAACCGTTTCGAGAAATAAGCCCCTCCCACGATGTCTCTGAATTTACAGACATAAGCCCCGCCCCTGATTCTTCGGCAATCCCTGTGGTTGATATTCAAGCTGATGTACATCCTGCTCCTGAAACCCCGCCTCTGGCTTCACCCTATGAGGCCGATACAGGCTTTGGCTCCATGGTAGAAAGCCCCGCCCCTGACAGTCCTTACCCGGAAACAATTGGATTGGTGGAAACCGAGGAGGAGGAGCCTACCATTGAGCTGCAGGGGAAATTCCCAGATGTGGTCAGAGAGCCAG AAGAACTATCAGCGGGCGGCTCAACAGAAGGGGACGGTCTAAGGCTCCGACACGTGCAGCCAACCATAGTGCTGAAGCGAAGCTCTGACGATGAAGacgaagaagaagaggaggagtttACTCTGCCAGAGAGGAAGGAGGAGAAGCAAGGCTTCTCTTTGAATCAGCTGATAGTTGGATTGCTGGTGCTGCTCTGCATCGGCTCTTTCTTTCTCACGG GTTCTGTGGTTGACCAGTCTGGTG AGGATTTCGACGGTACCGAACTAAGTGACGAG GAGCTGCTTGATAAACTCGCCCAagagaataaacaaatgaatatattGGAGGCCCAGATAGAG tctcagaaagcTGAGTTGGACAAAGCTTTGAAAATGGTCGCAGTGAAGCACAGTACAGAGAAAGGTGCGCTGGAGAACGAAAACATTCGGTTAAAGGAGCAGATCTCTGAACTTCCTGGTTTAAAAGACGAACTTCAAATGCTCAGAGCTCGAGTTGCTGAACTCACCCAACTCGCAG TTAAAGAAGATCTCCAACAGCAAGCCCCCAGCACTGAACCACCTTCCACCGGCGAGTCCGATCCAGCAGAAACTGATAAACCCTGGGATAAGAAAGAAGAACTCAAGAGACAGAAATTTCTGTTGGAGGAGAGCAGGAAGAGGTTGGAGGGCATGAAGAAGCAAGGCTGGAACGGACATGATTTGAGGGAGAGCCTGGTGGAGATGCAGAAGAGGCTCTCCAAACAGGTGGACCAACTGGGCAAGAGAGAAGAATGGAAGAGGAAACACCAAGAGCACAAAGGAGAAAAGAAAGAATGggacaaaaagaaagaagagCAAAACCACTGGAAGAAGGAGGCTGAGAAAGGGAAGGAGCGCAAACATGGCAAGAACAAACACAACGGTGACGACAAACGCAAAGAGCATTTCAAGAAGTACAAAGAGGAGTGGGACCACAAGAAGAACGAGAGAAGActggagagagaggggagaCAGAAAGATAAACCTTGGCAGTGCAAACCGTCCAAGCATCATCACcaccatcatcaccatcatgaGCAGGTAGACTTTTGGAAACACCAGGAAGAGAAGCTCAGGAGGTACCGGCATCCGGTTGAGGGCTGCCACGGCGTAGACAACTGTGCATACGCAGAAGGCATTGTTCCCGTCAAGCTGGTTGAGTTTCAGGACCTCCTCGAGGTCTACCTGAGCAAACTGGAGGGGGTTCCCGAAGAAAACAAGGTGGCTCTCCGGCGACTCGCTTCTCAGTTCTTCAGCGGTGGCGTTTTCAACCACGACAGGATGCTTTTCGGCGAGTTCGCCGAGGACGTCGCGGACATCTTGGAAGATTTGGCAGACGGTCTGGAAGATGGGCCGGATGACAATGATTCACTGGAGGAGCAGATGGAAGATTTTGAGAAGGACGCACTGTTGAAGTTCGCGACGCCGGCGGCATAA